A genomic window from Leptolyngbya sp. BL0902 includes:
- a CDS encoding BamA/TamA family outer membrane protein, producing the protein MQVSPKWLVLLTAAGLVGLSPTAAQADPTLTEATEATSTLQDLPPAALSADALRPAVPTPPPQNSASAGADPLAATPSADEAGLPEESGPMETLPTASASGDQTLPIGLPEVTTLIPVSTVPEDLQAVVDEYRPSAVVEWMAEPPQPTLDLSQSPSLQGLGAPVSEGTALSQTGPREISPDDAQRILDGAVERRNQPQGVPQPSPEEASPAPGEATEPAAPPTPATPPPAATEPEEPRVLVSEVLVTAPDGDLSPDLINLVYSVIETRAGRTTTRTQLQRDINSIFATGFFADVDARPEDTNLGVRVTFLAQPNPVLTEVRVTGNQVLPQAVVDEIFDDQRGEIINLLDFQDGILELNQWYQDNGFVLAQVVAAPRVTEAGVVTLEVAEGVVETIEVRFFNDQGESVDEEGNPLRGRTHDHIITREFQTQPGDVFNQAQIERDFQRVFGLQIFEDVRPGLEPAANDPRQVKLIVNVTERSTGSVAAGLGFNFTGDIFGTVSYRQDNFGGNNQKLSAEAQVSTRDLLFDVSFTDPWIAGDPFRTSYTANAFARRAINLNFDGGPNPIDLPNGDRVRIRRLGGGVTFSRPLNNGWVVAVGTTAQNISARDADGTISPVDAAGNPLTLSGTGTDLLWTVPVSATLDRRNDVFNPTSGSVLRLNSEQSIPLGQGSIFMNRLRGSYSQYLPVRWINFSDGPQALAFNIQLGTIVGDVPPYEAFALGGTNSIRGYEEGEVGSGRSYAQFTAEYRFPLFSFLGGALFFDAGSSLGSGNAVPGAPGPSRGKPGSGFGYGLGARVQTPLGPLRIDYGFSNEGEGRLHFGIGERF; encoded by the coding sequence ATGCAGGTATCTCCTAAATGGTTAGTGCTTCTGACGGCTGCTGGGCTGGTAGGGCTGTCCCCAACGGCGGCGCAGGCCGATCCGACGCTGACGGAGGCCACTGAGGCAACAAGTACGCTCCAGGATCTGCCCCCCGCTGCCCTATCGGCAGACGCCCTGCGTCCTGCGGTGCCGACCCCACCCCCGCAGAACTCGGCTTCTGCGGGGGCAGACCCCCTAGCGGCGACCCCAAGCGCTGACGAGGCTGGGTTGCCGGAAGAGTCTGGCCCGATGGAGACCTTGCCGACTGCATCGGCATCTGGGGATCAAACCCTGCCCATCGGTCTCCCGGAGGTCACAACCTTGATTCCGGTCAGCACCGTGCCCGAAGATTTGCAGGCGGTGGTCGATGAGTATCGGCCCAGTGCAGTGGTGGAGTGGATGGCCGAGCCGCCCCAGCCCACCCTAGACCTGAGCCAAAGCCCTAGCTTGCAGGGGTTGGGGGCACCTGTTTCGGAAGGCACTGCCCTCAGCCAAACTGGCCCGCGTGAGATTAGCCCCGACGATGCCCAGCGCATTTTGGATGGCGCGGTAGAGCGACGCAACCAACCCCAGGGGGTGCCTCAACCCAGCCCGGAGGAGGCCAGCCCTGCACCAGGGGAAGCCACGGAACCCGCAGCCCCCCCAACTCCTGCAACTCCGCCCCCGGCCGCCACAGAACCCGAAGAACCCAGGGTGCTGGTGTCGGAGGTGTTGGTGACGGCCCCCGATGGTGATCTGTCTCCAGACTTGATCAATCTGGTTTATAGCGTGATCGAAACCCGCGCCGGACGCACCACCACCCGCACCCAACTCCAGCGGGACATCAACAGTATTTTTGCTACGGGCTTTTTTGCCGATGTGGACGCCCGCCCCGAAGATACCAACCTAGGGGTGCGCGTTACCTTTTTGGCCCAGCCCAACCCGGTCTTGACCGAAGTACGGGTAACGGGGAATCAGGTGTTGCCCCAGGCGGTGGTGGATGAGATTTTTGACGATCAACGGGGTGAAATCATCAACCTGCTCGACTTCCAGGACGGCATCCTGGAACTGAACCAGTGGTACCAAGACAATGGTTTTGTGCTGGCCCAGGTGGTGGCGGCTCCCCGCGTCACCGAAGCTGGAGTTGTGACCCTAGAAGTGGCCGAGGGCGTGGTAGAAACCATTGAAGTGCGGTTCTTCAACGACCAAGGGGAGAGCGTGGACGAGGAAGGCAACCCCCTGCGGGGCCGCACCCACGACCACATCATCACCCGCGAATTTCAGACCCAGCCAGGGGATGTATTCAACCAGGCTCAGATCGAGCGGGACTTCCAGCGGGTGTTTGGGCTACAGATCTTTGAAGATGTGCGGCCTGGGCTAGAACCCGCAGCAAACGACCCCCGCCAGGTGAAGTTAATTGTCAACGTTACCGAACGCAGCACGGGATCGGTGGCGGCGGGTCTGGGCTTTAACTTCACTGGAGATATTTTTGGTACGGTCAGCTATCGCCAGGACAACTTTGGCGGCAACAACCAAAAGCTCTCGGCGGAGGCCCAGGTCAGTACGCGGGATCTCCTCTTTGACGTATCCTTCACCGATCCCTGGATTGCCGGGGATCCCTTCCGCACCTCCTATACCGCCAATGCCTTTGCCCGTCGTGCCATCAACCTAAACTTTGACGGTGGCCCCAACCCTATCGACCTCCCGAACGGCGACCGCGTGCGGATTCGGCGACTGGGCGGCGGCGTCACGTTCAGTCGTCCGTTAAACAATGGCTGGGTCGTCGCGGTGGGCACCACGGCTCAAAATATCTCGGCCCGCGATGCCGATGGCACCATCAGCCCGGTGGATGCGGCGGGAAACCCCCTCACCCTCAGCGGTACGGGGACGGATCTGCTGTGGACGGTTCCGGTATCGGCCACCCTAGATCGCCGCAATGACGTCTTTAACCCCACCAGCGGTAGCGTACTGCGCCTCAATTCTGAACAGTCAATTCCCCTGGGTCAGGGCAGTATTTTCATGAACCGCCTGCGGGGCAGCTACAGCCAGTATCTCCCCGTGCGGTGGATCAACTTCAGCGACGGCCCCCAAGCTCTCGCCTTCAACATCCAACTGGGCACCATTGTGGGGGATGTGCCCCCCTACGAAGCCTTTGCCCTGGGAGGCACCAACTCCATTCGCGGCTATGAAGAAGGCGAAGTGGGCAGTGGTCGCAGCTATGCCCAGTTCACAGCGGAGTACCGCTTCCCGCTGTTCTCTTTCCTGGGTGGGGCATTGTTCTTTGATGCTGGGTCATCCCTAGGCAGCGGCAATGCTGTGCCGGGGGCACCAGGGCCGTCGCGGGGCAAACCGGGCAGCGGCTTTGGCTATGGTCTGGGTGCACGGGTGCAAACCCCCCTTGGCCCCCTGCGGATTGACTACGGCTTCAGCAATGAAGGCGAGGGCCGCCTACACTTTGGCATTGGGGAGCGATTCTAA
- the purC gene encoding phosphoribosylaminoimidazolesuccinocarboxamide synthase, with protein sequence MAGKKLYEGKAKIIYTTDDPAVLLTYFKDDATAFNAQKRGQIVDKGKINCAISTYLFQRLEAAGVPTHWLETTGEREMRVKALTIIPLEVVVRNVAAGSLCRQTGLPLGQILNPPLVEFYYKDDNLGDPLLTPDRMRVMQVATEEQIAELRRQAERINQILTEFFASCAITLVDFKLEFGLDRQQNVLLGDEISPDTCRLWDQATEDETQRVMDKDRFRQDLGQVEQAYQRVLERVMAQSHQR encoded by the coding sequence ATGGCTGGCAAAAAACTCTACGAAGGCAAAGCCAAAATCATCTACACCACCGATGATCCGGCGGTGCTGCTGACCTACTTTAAAGACGATGCCACGGCATTCAATGCCCAAAAGCGGGGTCAAATCGTCGATAAGGGCAAGATTAACTGCGCTATTTCCACCTATCTCTTCCAGCGACTAGAGGCGGCGGGGGTGCCCACCCACTGGCTGGAAACCACGGGCGAGCGGGAGATGCGGGTGAAGGCGCTGACCATTATTCCCCTGGAGGTGGTGGTGCGGAATGTGGCGGCGGGGAGCCTGTGTCGCCAAACGGGGTTGCCCCTGGGCCAGATCCTCAATCCGCCGCTGGTGGAGTTTTATTATAAGGACGACAACCTAGGGGATCCACTGCTGACGCCCGACCGGATGCGAGTTATGCAGGTGGCCACCGAGGAACAGATCGCCGAGCTGCGCCGTCAAGCTGAACGCATCAACCAAATTCTGACCGAGTTCTTTGCCAGTTGCGCCATCACCCTAGTGGACTTCAAATTGGAGTTTGGCCTAGATCGCCAGCAGAATGTGCTGCTGGGGGATGAAATCAGCCCCGACACCTGTCGTCTGTGGGATCAAGCCACGGAGGATGAAACCCAGCGGGTGATGGATAAGGATCGGTTTCGCCAGGATCTGGGCCAGGTCGAGCAGGCTTATCAGCGTGTGCTAGAGCGTGTAATGGCACAGTCCCATCAGCGTTGA
- a CDS encoding HNH endonuclease, giving the protein MDFQKDYSLEELFKLADKVGGYRYHRLTEQDLEKYHEFDRWRYVNGDHDCGTTEESRQWVWENSDQQCPVCGDYFSQFKVRSIDHKLPRSQYPWLSLDFRNFWVICYPCNKEKGEMHWYQYEHYMFVHHRDRYPDVVLARPRELLKTLHR; this is encoded by the coding sequence ATGGACTTTCAAAAGGATTATTCCCTAGAAGAGCTATTTAAGCTGGCCGACAAGGTGGGTGGCTATCGCTACCATCGCCTGACAGAGCAGGATTTAGAGAAATATCATGAATTTGACCGATGGCGCTATGTCAACGGCGATCATGACTGTGGCACCACAGAGGAAAGTCGTCAGTGGGTGTGGGAAAACTCTGATCAGCAGTGCCCTGTTTGTGGTGACTACTTTAGCCAATTCAAAGTTCGTAGCATCGATCACAAGTTGCCCAGATCTCAATATCCCTGGTTGTCGCTAGATTTTAGAAACTTCTGGGTGATTTGCTATCCCTGCAACAAAGAAAAGGGTGAAATGCACTGGTATCAGTATGAGCACTATATGTTTGTTCATCACCGCGACCGTTATCCTGATGTCGTATTGGCACGACCTAGGGAATTGTTAAAAACGCTGCATCGTTGA
- the mgtE gene encoding magnesium transporter — protein sequence MLDTTQDIQTQLEANQYEAVRAQLAPMQPADVAEIIDELPDTYQAVAFRLLPKDEAIEVYEHLPRRVQEALLAEFRQPEVLEIIDRMSPDDRAQLFEELPAKVVNRLLPALSPAEREATALLLGYPADSAGRIMTSEFVTLRQGWTAQQAIEHIRQVARRSETIYTLYVTDDSRRLLGAFSLRDLVVAPLEQPLREIMNPDVIYVYTETDQEEAARLIQRYDFIALPVVDSERRLVGIVTVDDLMDVIEAEVTEDIYTAGGVQPAKDDYFQVNLWTVVRRRVVWLLVLLVTNTATSAVIKGQEEVLTQVVVLAAFIPLLIDAGGNVGAQSSTVVIRGLNTEDLQPSAMVRIIRRETLAGSLLGLLLGLAVTLWAYLLQGDWGVALAVGSSLFAISVIASFAGSALPFLFKSLKFDPALMSAPFITTAVDVLGVLIYLNIARIILGI from the coding sequence ATGCTAGACACCACCCAAGATATCCAAACCCAGCTAGAGGCTAACCAATACGAGGCCGTGCGTGCCCAGTTGGCCCCTATGCAGCCCGCCGACGTGGCGGAAATTATTGACGAATTGCCCGACACCTACCAGGCCGTCGCCTTTCGGCTGTTGCCCAAGGATGAGGCTATTGAGGTCTATGAACACCTGCCTCGGCGGGTACAGGAAGCGCTGCTGGCGGAATTTCGGCAGCCGGAGGTGCTGGAAATTATCGACCGGATGTCTCCCGACGACCGGGCGCAACTGTTTGAGGAACTGCCCGCCAAGGTGGTGAACCGCCTGCTGCCCGCCCTCAGCCCCGCCGAACGGGAGGCCACCGCCCTGCTGTTGGGCTACCCCGCCGACAGTGCCGGACGAATCATGACCTCGGAGTTCGTCACCCTGCGGCAGGGCTGGACGGCTCAGCAGGCCATCGAGCACATTCGCCAGGTGGCCCGCCGTTCCGAAACCATCTACACCCTCTACGTCACCGACGACTCGCGCCGCTTGTTGGGGGCGTTCTCGCTGCGGGATTTGGTGGTGGCTCCATTGGAACAACCCCTGCGGGAGATCATGAACCCAGACGTGATCTACGTCTACACCGAAACCGACCAGGAGGAAGCCGCCCGCCTGATCCAGCGCTACGACTTCATCGCCCTGCCCGTGGTGGATAGCGAACGGCGGCTGGTGGGCATCGTCACCGTGGATGACCTGATGGACGTAATTGAGGCGGAAGTGACCGAAGACATCTACACCGCTGGGGGGGTGCAGCCCGCCAAGGACGACTATTTCCAGGTCAACCTGTGGACGGTGGTGCGGCGACGGGTGGTGTGGCTGCTGGTGCTGCTGGTCACCAACACCGCCACCAGTGCGGTGATCAAAGGCCAGGAGGAGGTGCTAACCCAGGTGGTGGTGCTGGCGGCGTTTATCCCGCTGCTGATCGACGCCGGGGGCAACGTCGGTGCCCAGTCCTCCACCGTGGTGATTCGCGGCCTCAACACCGAAGACCTGCAACCCTCCGCCATGGTTCGCATCATCCGCCGAGAAACCCTGGCCGGAAGCCTGCTGGGGCTGTTGCTGGGGCTAGCCGTCACCCTCTGGGCCTACCTACTCCAGGGCGATTGGGGCGTGGCCCTGGCGGTGGGCAGCAGCCTGTTCGCCATTTCCGTCATTGCCTCCTTCGCTGGATCGGCCCTGCCCTTTTTGTTCAAATCCCTCAAATTTGACCCCGCCCTGATGTCCGCCCCCTTCATCACCACCGCCGTAGACGTGCTGGGGGTGCTGATTTACCTCAACATCGCCCGTATAATTTTGGGGATTTAG